From Salvelinus namaycush isolate Seneca chromosome 2, SaNama_1.0, whole genome shotgun sequence, one genomic window encodes:
- the LOC120025854 gene encoding solute carrier family 2, facilitated glucose transporter member 11-like isoform X1, with the protein MNQGFCKDLKRSAVIFLLNNTKYNFRFAMSHVGVDKKGNDLNLMLMVTSCAIGGTLQYGYNLAIMNAPTIYIQNFVNETFRERWDVQLKNYQITLVWTCIVSIYSLGGLAGALIAGPMSITFGRKKTMLLNNIFLMLSSLLALTSRAAKSFEMIIISRVLVGINAGISMNVQPMYFGESAPKHLRGAASLSSAIFTAFGVVLGQVVGLREILGSEPCWQYLLASNAIPGLIQLLTLPWFPESPRYLLIDRGDKEACINALRRLRGCEVQRSELDEILQEQAEAKGLRPSRPWELFADRNVRWQVISIITLSSAMQLCGNDSIYFYAYYVFKESGISPDMIQYITICTGTCEFTACIICNLLIERQGRKILLMGGYVSMTGWAIVFTIALCFEHKVEWMSYLSMACIFTYILSFGMGPAGVTGVLPTEIFSQTARPAAYMIAGSMMWINLFIMGMIFPFLVSELGEFCFVPFAAVCFLSALYVGLVLPETKGKTLSAIANEFHKLNYRGQDKQGLPAPQAQYQLGEVCHSTAL; encoded by the exons ATGAATCAAGGATTTTGCAAAGACTTGAAACGGTCCGCTGTTATATTTTTACTTAATAATACAAAATATAATTTTCGATTCGCTATGTCGCATGTTGGAGTGGATAAGAAG GGCAATGATCTAAACTTGATGTTAATGGTGACGTCGTGTGCCATTGGAGGCACTCTTCAGTATGGCTACAACCTTGCCATAATGAACGCACCCACCATA TACATTCAGAACTTTGTTAACGAGACATTTCGGGAGCGCTGGGACGTGCAGCTGAAGAACTACCAGATCACTCTGGTCTGGACTTGCATTGTGTCCATCTACTCCCTGGGAGGGCTGGCCGGAGCTCTTATAGCTGGACCCATGAGCATAACCTTTGGAAG GAAGAAGACTATGCTGTTGAATAATATCTTCTTGATGCTGAGTTCACTCCTAGCGTTGACCAGCAGAGCTGCCAAGTCTTTTGAGATGATCATCATCTCCAGGGTCCTGGTTGGAATCAATGCTG GGATCAGTATGAATGTGCAACCCATGTATTTTGGTGAGAGTGCTCCCAAGCACCTGCGAGGGGCTGCTTCCCTGTCGTCAGCCATCTTCACAGCGTTTGGAGTGGTGTTAGGACAAGTCGTGGGCCTCAG GGAGATCTTGGGCAGTGAGCCCTGTTGGCAATACCTACTGGCCAGTAATGCCATCCCAGGCCTCATCCAGCTCCTCACTCTCCCCTGGTTCCCAGAAAGCCCTCGATACCTCCTCATAGACCGGGGGGATAAGGAAGCCTGTATCAATG cTCTGAGGCGTCTGCGTGGCTGTGAGGTCCAGAGATCAGAGTTGGATGAGATCCTCCAGGAGCAGGCTGAGGCTAAAGGCCTGAGGCCCAGCAGACCCTGGGAGCTGTTCGCTGACCGTAATGTGCGCTGGCAGGTGATCTCTATCATCACTCTCAGCAGCGCCATGCAACTCTGTGGCAACGACTCC ATCTACTTCTATGCGTACTATGTGTTTAAAGAGTCCGGGATCTCTCCGGATATGATCCAGTATATCACCATATGCACTGGTACATGTGAATTCACAGCCTGTATAATATGT AACCTGCTGATTGAGCGACAGGGCAGGAAGATTCTTTTGATGGGAGGCTACGTTTCAATGACAGGCTGGGCCATTGTCTTCACTATAGCTCTGTGTTTTGAG CACAAGGTGGAGTGGATGTCCTACTTGAGTATGGCCTGTATCTTCACCTATATACTCAGCTTTGGCATGGGCCCAG CTGGAGTGACAGGGGTCCTCCCTACAGAGATCTTTAGCCAGACTGCCCGTCCAGCAGCCTACATGATAGCTGGCTCAATGATGTGGATCAACCTTTTCATTATGGGGATGATCTTTCCATTCCTGGTG agtgAGCTGGGTGAGTTCTGCTTCGTCCCATTCGCTgctgtctgtttcctgtctgctCTGTACGTGGGCCTGGTTCTGCCTGAGACCAAAGGGAAGACCCTCTCAGCCATCGCCAACGAGTTCCACAAACTCAACTACAGGGGCCAGGACAAGCAGGGTCTACCTGCCCCTCAGGCACAGTATCAGTTGGGAGAGGTCTGCCACTCCACTGCCCTGTAG
- the LOC120025854 gene encoding solute carrier family 2, facilitated glucose transporter member 11-like isoform X2, giving the protein MLMVTSCAIGGTLQYGYNLAIMNAPTIYIQNFVNETFRERWDVQLKNYQITLVWTCIVSIYSLGGLAGALIAGPMSITFGRKKTMLLNNIFLMLSSLLALTSRAAKSFEMIIISRVLVGINAGISMNVQPMYFGESAPKHLRGAASLSSAIFTAFGVVLGQVVGLREILGSEPCWQYLLASNAIPGLIQLLTLPWFPESPRYLLIDRGDKEACINALRRLRGCEVQRSELDEILQEQAEAKGLRPSRPWELFADRNVRWQVISIITLSSAMQLCGNDSIYFYAYYVFKESGISPDMIQYITICTGTCEFTACIICNLLIERQGRKILLMGGYVSMTGWAIVFTIALCFEVFYLLMSSSSPWMSYLSMACIFTYILSFGMGPAGVTGVLPTEIFSQTARPAAYMIAGSMMWINLFIMGMIFPFLVSELGEFCFVPFAAVCFLSALYVGLVLPETKGKTLSAIANEFHKLNYRGQDKQGLPAPQAQYQLGEVCHSTAL; this is encoded by the exons ATGTTAATGGTGACGTCGTGTGCCATTGGAGGCACTCTTCAGTATGGCTACAACCTTGCCATAATGAACGCACCCACCATA TACATTCAGAACTTTGTTAACGAGACATTTCGGGAGCGCTGGGACGTGCAGCTGAAGAACTACCAGATCACTCTGGTCTGGACTTGCATTGTGTCCATCTACTCCCTGGGAGGGCTGGCCGGAGCTCTTATAGCTGGACCCATGAGCATAACCTTTGGAAG GAAGAAGACTATGCTGTTGAATAATATCTTCTTGATGCTGAGTTCACTCCTAGCGTTGACCAGCAGAGCTGCCAAGTCTTTTGAGATGATCATCATCTCCAGGGTCCTGGTTGGAATCAATGCTG GGATCAGTATGAATGTGCAACCCATGTATTTTGGTGAGAGTGCTCCCAAGCACCTGCGAGGGGCTGCTTCCCTGTCGTCAGCCATCTTCACAGCGTTTGGAGTGGTGTTAGGACAAGTCGTGGGCCTCAG GGAGATCTTGGGCAGTGAGCCCTGTTGGCAATACCTACTGGCCAGTAATGCCATCCCAGGCCTCATCCAGCTCCTCACTCTCCCCTGGTTCCCAGAAAGCCCTCGATACCTCCTCATAGACCGGGGGGATAAGGAAGCCTGTATCAATG cTCTGAGGCGTCTGCGTGGCTGTGAGGTCCAGAGATCAGAGTTGGATGAGATCCTCCAGGAGCAGGCTGAGGCTAAAGGCCTGAGGCCCAGCAGACCCTGGGAGCTGTTCGCTGACCGTAATGTGCGCTGGCAGGTGATCTCTATCATCACTCTCAGCAGCGCCATGCAACTCTGTGGCAACGACTCC ATCTACTTCTATGCGTACTATGTGTTTAAAGAGTCCGGGATCTCTCCGGATATGATCCAGTATATCACCATATGCACTGGTACATGTGAATTCACAGCCTGTATAATATGT AACCTGCTGATTGAGCGACAGGGCAGGAAGATTCTTTTGATGGGAGGCTACGTTTCAATGACAGGCTGGGCCATTGTCTTCACTATAGCTCTGTGTTTTGAGGTATTCTACCTTCTTATGTCATCCTCTTCCCCT TGGATGTCCTACTTGAGTATGGCCTGTATCTTCACCTATATACTCAGCTTTGGCATGGGCCCAG CTGGAGTGACAGGGGTCCTCCCTACAGAGATCTTTAGCCAGACTGCCCGTCCAGCAGCCTACATGATAGCTGGCTCAATGATGTGGATCAACCTTTTCATTATGGGGATGATCTTTCCATTCCTGGTG agtgAGCTGGGTGAGTTCTGCTTCGTCCCATTCGCTgctgtctgtttcctgtctgctCTGTACGTGGGCCTGGTTCTGCCTGAGACCAAAGGGAAGACCCTCTCAGCCATCGCCAACGAGTTCCACAAACTCAACTACAGGGGCCAGGACAAGCAGGGTCTACCTGCCCCTCAGGCACAGTATCAGTTGGGAGAGGTCTGCCACTCCACTGCCCTGTAG